A DNA window from Chryseobacterium sp. MEBOG06 contains the following coding sequences:
- a CDS encoding glycine betaine/L-proline ABC transporter ATP-binding protein has protein sequence MEKNENTRKVKLKVEDLTIIFGKNKEKAQELLDKGFSKKEILEKTGCTIGINKASFEIYEGEFFVIMGLSGSGKSTLLRCLNRLNEPTSGKVYINDDDITSKNNKELLEVRRTEMSMVFQKFGLLPHHTILDNAGFGLEIRGEDKASRDEKAQKALDIVGLNGFENQYPSQLSGGMQQRVGLARALANDPEVLLMDEAFSALDPLIKSEMQDQLLELQNTLQKTIVFITHDLDEAIKIGDRIVIMKDGVIEQIGTAEDILTNPASDYVKAFVEKVDRKTIITARSLMFDKATVVRFRKDGPEGALRKMRATGLENLPVVDFQNKFLGFVTLKDVVQIAKKKEPTVESIINGNVPSVYPEATVEEMLPLISGSKSAIAVVDENNKFLGLVTQLSLIIEATKFNEEEIIELKEIANNQ, from the coding sequence ATGGAAAAAAATGAAAACACTAGAAAAGTAAAACTTAAAGTTGAAGATCTGACCATTATCTTTGGTAAAAACAAAGAAAAAGCTCAGGAACTTTTAGACAAAGGTTTTTCCAAAAAGGAAATTCTTGAAAAAACAGGATGCACCATAGGAATCAACAAAGCAAGTTTTGAAATCTATGAAGGTGAATTCTTTGTGATCATGGGGTTGTCAGGAAGCGGAAAATCTACTTTACTTCGCTGCCTTAACAGGCTGAACGAACCCACTTCAGGAAAAGTATATATCAATGATGATGATATCACCAGCAAAAACAATAAAGAGCTTCTGGAAGTAAGAAGAACGGAGATGAGTATGGTATTTCAGAAGTTTGGACTGCTGCCCCATCATACGATTCTGGATAATGCAGGGTTCGGACTGGAAATCAGAGGAGAAGATAAAGCTTCCCGTGATGAAAAAGCACAGAAAGCACTGGATATTGTGGGATTAAATGGTTTCGAAAACCAATATCCTTCCCAACTTTCAGGAGGAATGCAACAGAGAGTAGGATTAGCAAGAGCTTTGGCTAATGATCCTGAAGTATTGCTTATGGATGAGGCTTTCTCGGCACTGGATCCTTTGATAAAATCTGAAATGCAGGATCAGTTGCTTGAATTGCAAAATACATTACAAAAAACCATTGTCTTCATTACGCATGACCTGGACGAGGCCATTAAAATCGGAGACCGTATTGTCATCATGAAAGATGGTGTCATAGAACAGATAGGAACAGCTGAAGATATTTTAACCAATCCTGCAAGTGACTATGTAAAAGCATTTGTAGAGAAAGTGGACCGCAAAACAATTATCACCGCCAGATCTTTGATGTTCGATAAAGCGACTGTAGTGCGTTTTAGAAAAGACGGCCCTGAAGGGGCCCTAAGAAAAATGAGAGCAACAGGCTTAGAAAACTTACCTGTCGTAGATTTTCAAAATAAATTTCTTGGTTTTGTAACGCTTAAGGACGTGGTTCAAATTGCAAAAAAGAAAGAACCAACCGTAGAATCAATTATAAACGGCAATGTGCCTTCTGTCTACCCTGAAGCTACCGTTGAAGAAATGTTACCATTAATTTCCGGAAGTAAATCAGCCATCGCTGTGGTAGATGAAAACAATAAATTTCTAGGTCTTGTTACCCAATTATCTCTCATTATAGAGGCTACGAAATTTAACGAAGAAGAAATCATTGAATTAAAAGAAATCGCAAACAATCAATAA
- a CDS encoding DUF1304 domain-containing protein has translation MEIVAKILIAVVALEHLYILWMEMFAWETKGKEVFKAALPAEMFKPTKGLAANQGLYNGFLAAGLIWSFLIKDPQWQTNVALFFLGCVAVAGIYGAISATKKIFFVQALPAILAIIVVLLR, from the coding sequence ATGGAAATCGTAGCCAAAATTCTTATCGCTGTTGTTGCTCTGGAACATCTTTATATTCTCTGGATGGAAATGTTTGCATGGGAAACCAAAGGAAAGGAAGTTTTCAAAGCTGCTCTGCCCGCCGAAATGTTTAAGCCTACTAAAGGACTTGCGGCTAATCAGGGACTTTATAATGGTTTTCTGGCTGCCGGACTGATATGGTCGTTTTTGATTAAAGATCCGCAATGGCAGACTAACGTGGCCCTATTCTTTTTGGGATGCGTAGCGGTTGCTGGAATCTATGGAGCAATTTCTGCAACGAAGAAAATATTTTTCGTTCAGGCTTTACCTGCTATTCTGGCTATTATTGTTGTTTTACTGAGGTAA
- a CDS encoding winged helix-turn-helix transcriptional regulator gives MAKIIENGIEREANCTEELFAMRDSLDVLGGKWKLMILRYLTNRPDQKIHFKKLERSIEGISAKMLSKELKELEINLLVTRTIQDTKPITVTYAVTEYGKSVFPVTETLVNWGLLHREKIKESMK, from the coding sequence ATGGCAAAAATTATTGAAAACGGGATCGAAAGAGAAGCAAACTGTACAGAAGAGTTGTTTGCTATGCGTGACAGTCTGGATGTGTTGGGTGGAAAATGGAAGCTGATGATTTTAAGATATCTTACCAACAGGCCGGATCAAAAGATTCATTTTAAAAAACTGGAACGGAGTATTGAAGGAATTTCTGCTAAAATGTTGAGTAAAGAATTAAAAGAATTGGAAATCAATTTGTTGGTTACAAGAACTATACAGGATACCAAACCAATCACTGTAACTTATGCAGTAACTGAATATGGAAAATCCGTATTTCCTGTTACTGAAACATTAGTAAATTGGGGACTGCTTCATAGAGAGAAGATCAAAGAGTCGATGAAGTAG
- a CDS encoding ABC transporter permease yields the protein MNKTIDIGQYVETAINWLTENGKPVFDVIKHIGNSSIMGIEWVLVNTPFYVIILFFTLLALWKAGKGVAVVTAAGLSLIFLMGLWKETMETLALIFVSTLTALIFSIPLGIFAAKSKVAAKIIRPLLDLMQTMPAFVYLIPAVLFFSIGKVPGAFATIIFAMPPAVRLTTLGIEAVPKDIVEAARAFGATSRQILFKVELPLAMKTILTGINQTILLSLSMVVIAGMIAAGGLGEKVLEGINNLDIGLGFESGLSVVILAIILDRITQGFVKKKQ from the coding sequence ATGAATAAAACTATAGATATAGGTCAATATGTAGAAACTGCAATCAATTGGCTCACAGAAAATGGAAAACCTGTATTTGATGTCATAAAACATATAGGAAACTCCTCCATCATGGGGATCGAATGGGTTCTTGTAAACACTCCCTTTTATGTTATTATTCTCTTCTTTACACTACTGGCATTATGGAAAGCCGGAAAAGGTGTTGCTGTGGTAACCGCAGCCGGACTGAGTTTAATATTTTTAATGGGATTATGGAAAGAAACCATGGAAACCCTGGCGCTTATTTTTGTATCAACTCTTACAGCCCTGATTTTTTCTATTCCTCTGGGAATTTTTGCGGCAAAAAGCAAAGTAGCCGCAAAAATCATACGCCCTTTACTGGATTTGATGCAGACAATGCCTGCATTTGTCTACCTGATTCCTGCAGTATTATTTTTCAGTATCGGGAAAGTACCCGGTGCTTTTGCAACGATTATTTTTGCAATGCCGCCTGCCGTGCGACTAACAACATTGGGTATTGAAGCGGTTCCGAAAGATATTGTAGAAGCGGCAAGGGCCTTTGGAGCGACCAGCCGTCAGATTCTATTTAAAGTAGAGCTTCCTTTAGCTATGAAAACTATTTTAACAGGGATCAACCAAACGATACTATTATCCTTATCCATGGTGGTTATTGCAGGGATGATTGCTGCAGGCGGTTTAGGGGAAAAAGTACTGGAAGGAATTAATAATCTGGATATCGGATTAGGATTTGAAAGTGGTTTATCCGTAGTGATTTTAGCCATTATCCTCGACCGGATTACCCAGGGATTTGTAAAGAAAAAACAATAA
- a CDS encoding carboxymuconolactone decarboxylase family protein, with translation MSARLNIATVDSAAYKAMLGLEGYLQTTSLSHIQKELIKIRASQINGCAFCLDMHTKDAIKYGETPQRIFILSAWREAKELFTEEEQALLAMTEEITLISQNGLTEETYQKAIAIFDEAQIAQIIMAIITINAWNRIAVSTHLPIAK, from the coding sequence ATGAGCGCAAGATTAAATATTGCAACAGTAGATTCAGCAGCTTATAAAGCTATGTTGGGATTGGAAGGATATCTTCAGACCACTTCTTTAAGTCATATTCAGAAAGAACTGATAAAAATAAGAGCTTCCCAGATTAATGGATGTGCTTTCTGCCTTGATATGCATACGAAAGATGCCATAAAATACGGAGAAACTCCACAAAGAATTTTTATTCTGAGCGCATGGAGAGAAGCAAAAGAATTATTTACAGAAGAAGAACAGGCACTTTTAGCGATGACTGAAGAAATTACTCTGATCAGCCAAAATGGATTAACAGAAGAAACGTATCAGAAAGCCATTGCTATTTTTGACGAAGCTCAGATTGCACAGATTATCATGGCTATTATTACAATCAATGCCTGGAACAGGATTGCAGTTAGTACTCATCTTCCGATTGCAAAATAA
- a CDS encoding Crp/Fnr family transcriptional regulator — METFKAHLDKFITINEEEFASIISFFQVLKVKKKENLMLEGDVCKFKYFVLEGCLRKFFVNEKGVEQTTEFAIENWWMSDTFAFEKQMKSSFNIQSVENSKILTIDFQSQEVLLEKHPIMERYFRMVYQTAYAAAEKRIRYIYEMTKEEYYVHFSTLYPWFIQRIPQYLIASFLGFTPEYLSEIRAKLRS; from the coding sequence ATGGAAACTTTCAAAGCGCATTTAGATAAATTCATTACAATCAATGAGGAGGAATTTGCTTCCATCATTTCTTTTTTTCAGGTTTTAAAAGTAAAAAAGAAAGAAAACCTGATGCTTGAGGGTGATGTTTGTAAGTTTAAATATTTTGTTTTGGAAGGATGTCTGAGAAAATTTTTTGTCAATGAAAAGGGAGTAGAACAAACCACAGAGTTTGCTATAGAAAACTGGTGGATGTCAGATACTTTTGCTTTTGAAAAACAGATGAAGTCAAGTTTCAATATTCAGTCTGTAGAAAATTCTAAAATCTTAACCATTGATTTTCAGTCTCAGGAAGTTCTATTGGAAAAGCATCCCATTATGGAACGCTATTTCAGAATGGTATACCAAACAGCTTATGCTGCTGCCGAAAAAAGAATCCGTTATATTTATGAGATGACAAAAGAAGAATATTATGTGCATTTCAGTACATTGTACCCTTGGTTTATCCAAAGAATTCCGCAATACTTAATTGCTTCCTTTTTAGGTTTTACACCAGAATATCTTAGTGAAATCAGGGCGAAATTACGTTCTTAA
- a CDS encoding DoxX family protein, with the protein MTDTKNQFPQLFLRLALAATMLSAVADRFGLWSKENSSWGNMDSFRMYTRELTFFLPETLSAFSAYAATFLEILFPLMLIAGFKTRIAAYGSSILLLIFALSMTVAMGPKAPLNYSVWVGSAAALLLAVQQYYSLSIDQLTKK; encoded by the coding sequence ATGACAGATACAAAAAATCAATTTCCGCAGCTATTTTTGAGACTTGCTCTTGCCGCAACCATGCTTTCTGCAGTAGCAGACCGGTTCGGGCTATGGAGCAAAGAAAATTCCTCATGGGGAAATATGGATAGTTTCAGAATGTATACAAGAGAACTTACTTTTTTTCTTCCGGAAACTTTAAGTGCTTTTTCAGCTTATGCAGCAACTTTTTTGGAAATTCTTTTTCCATTGATGCTGATTGCCGGGTTTAAAACCAGAATTGCAGCCTACGGAAGCAGTATATTATTGTTGATTTTTGCCCTGTCAATGACTGTTGCAATGGGACCCAAAGCACCACTTAATTATTCTGTATGGGTAGGGAGCGCTGCTGCTCTTTTATTGGCGGTCCAGCAATACTATTCTTTGAGTATCGATCAATTAACCAAAAAATAA
- a CDS encoding glycine betaine ABC transporter substrate-binding protein, which yields MKKLKYLFFPVLMMIFATLNSCENIKNSKYITIGMVDGWAEDVAMTHLAKAILDQQGYHVIIQKASTDMILASMNNEDTDLFMGVWLPHTHAKKLAKFPELTHLGTSYDNGRIGLVVPDYVPIHSIEQLKQYQDQFSHRIIGIEKGAGLASGTDKAIIDYKLDYKQINSSTIAMITELQNAIQRKQWIVVTGWQPHWMFGKMKLKFLDDPKKIFGEAEQIKTYARKSFDKDHPELAKFFSKFHLDDENMSDLLIKMEQSKNKEAAAKEWAKDHSELVKSWLDKN from the coding sequence ATGAAAAAGTTAAAATATCTATTTTTTCCCGTGTTAATGATGATTTTTGCAACATTAAATTCGTGCGAAAATATAAAAAACTCTAAGTATATAACCATAGGAATGGTAGATGGCTGGGCAGAAGATGTTGCGATGACACACCTTGCAAAGGCTATCTTGGACCAGCAGGGGTATCATGTCATTATTCAAAAAGCCTCTACAGATATGATTCTGGCCTCGATGAATAATGAAGATACAGACCTTTTCATGGGAGTCTGGCTCCCACATACACATGCTAAAAAATTAGCTAAATTTCCAGAATTAACTCATCTCGGAACAAGCTACGACAACGGTCGTATAGGATTGGTAGTTCCGGACTATGTTCCTATTCATTCAATTGAACAACTAAAACAATATCAGGATCAATTCAGTCATAGAATCATTGGAATTGAAAAAGGAGCGGGATTAGCATCTGGAACAGATAAAGCGATTATTGATTATAAACTGGATTATAAACAGATCAACTCCTCTACCATTGCGATGATCACCGAGCTTCAGAATGCCATACAACGTAAACAGTGGATTGTGGTCACAGGATGGCAGCCCCATTGGATGTTTGGTAAAATGAAGCTTAAGTTTCTTGATGATCCAAAAAAGATCTTCGGTGAAGCAGAGCAGATTAAAACATATGCCCGAAAAAGCTTTGATAAAGATCATCCGGAACTGGCAAAGTTCTTTTCCAAATTCCATTTGGATGATGAAAATATGTCAGATCTTTTAATAAAAATGGAACAGAGTAAAAATAAAGAAGCCGCTGCTAAAGAATGGGCAAAAGATCATTCTGAACTGGTAAAATCATGGTTAGATAAAAATTAA